The segment CCATAGCTTGTTTGCCCATAGCACTTTGGTAAGTGTTTCTTGGACTTTGATTATGATCTGGGAATGGAATAATAGAGGCGCATACACCTAATATCATAGCAGGGTGAATCTCACAATGAGTGTATGTAGTACAATAAgcatattcttttatttgttgtaaatcATCAGGGTTCATAGCAATCATTACAGTTTCTTCTTCCAGAGTGTCAATATATTCAACGACACCACTTGCTACCAAGTTCTGCCaaccataattattataatctctTTCTTTTAATTGATCAATATGTTTCTTCTTCAATAATAGAGATCCATTCTCAACAATAAGTAATGGTCTACAAATTCTTCCAGCATCagtataaattcttatttctcTATCTCTTATGTCTCGGATCATACTTACTTCAGAGACTATAATGTCCATTTGACGTCTGAGTTTACGCAATGTAGCCATTAATTGCTCTGGATCTCTGTGTATACCGACCCAACAGCCATTAACGAAAATTTTTGTAGCATCTGCAATGGCTGACGGAGCTATTTCCTCCAAATTTTCCATAGACCACTCTTCCAAGAACTCTAATATGGGAGATGGCTGACTTCCGACAGAAATGTAAGCCATTAATGCCAAATTCTTGACCAAACCGACAGCAGCTCCTTCTGGTGTTTCAGCGGGACATATCATTCCCCACAAAGTATTGTGTAACTGACGTGGTTTTGCTAGTTTGCCGTCACGACCAATTGGGGAGTTGACACGCCTCAGGTGAGATAAAGTAGAAGCAAAGGTTAATCTGTTCAATACCTGTGACACTCCGGCTCTTGCCTGATGAGCTTTCTTTTGGTCACCCCAATTTCCAGTAGCCAAGGAATATCTCAAACCatcagtaataatttttgtttttattgctaATTCCAGATTAAAATCTTTTCCTTTGTCAATGAATTTCTGGGCGTACATTCTtacttcttttaataaattcttgaaGAGACCTCTGAACAGAAATGCTAATAATGGTCCAGCTAAATCAAGCCGTTTATTTCCATAATGATCTCTGTCATCCAACTCTCTTCTACCCAAAGCAGCTAAAAGTAATCTATGTACCATGTAACCTAGAAAGTATgctttttttgtttcacaaaAATCAGATACACCAACATGAGGCAGCATTTCCTTTTGCAAAATTTCTCTTGCATATTTGATACGCCTCTCTTTAGTGACACCAGGACGGGCTCCTCTGGCACCAATGAAGCTAAGAGCAACATTTTGTTCTTGAATAACAAAAGCTTCATCCAAAGAAGGCTTAACCATTTCCATCATTTCAGGGTCATCAAAGTCATAAATGATATGTTCTAAAATATCTCTGTCTGCCACGAAACCCAATGCTCTAAATACTATCATGATAGGAATTTCCTGTTTGATATATGGAACAATAGCCACAATCCGCTGACCAATTGCTGACTTTTTAATACTCTGTCCTCCTCTTGCCATCATATTAACCCATAGAGTAGATGTAGGCCTTGAGCTATGTTCAAGGCAAGATCTTATCTCAGTTTTATAAGCATATTTACCACCCTGCATACTGAAAACATACACAGTATTTGTAGCCATTTTTTCTTGAGCAATTAGCACCTTTTCAGAgccattgataataaaataaccacCAGGGTCTAAAGGACATTCATTTAACTCAGTCAAATCACGGTCAGTCAAATTGCTCAGTAAACAATATGTAGACCTGAGCATAATTGGaatttttccaataaacgTTTTTTGATGTTGCGTCTCAATAGGATCTTCATTTTCTTTAACTATGGTTTTTGTTATATCAACATACAAAGGTGCAGAGTAAGTTAAATTACGTAGGCGAGCTTCATTAGGCATCATAGGGGATGGCGCTCCGTCTTTTTCCCAATGAGTTGGTTTAGAAAGATAAATTTgatcaaattttaaatggtaTTTTGGCGGTGTCTCTATTTCACCGGATGAATGTTGAGCTTCAGCTTGCAGTTCTATGGGAGGGGAATCTTCGACAATTCGTTGGACTGACATTTGTATGAATTCATCGAAACTATCGAGTTGTTGCCTTACTAGACCTTTCTCATCGAAATATGCGTTTATTACTATCCAGCAGGCCTCCTGCCATAATTCAGACGAAATATCTTCGACTTCTTCTTCCTCATACTGATCATCTTCTGTATCATACATAATAGAGGCTTATAACTGTATTAAGGCTTaggtactttataaaatacttattaatgatttttatactcTTGACACAGATACTAATATGGCGCAACAAGCACACGGCATCAAACAGCCGATGCTACCAATGcgatacaattattatacacaATTTGACAGGTGATGTCACAAGCAACAGATtgataaacttaaattatacttcacagaaagcatattttaaaaatcaaaacgcCATGAAATATAAGGTAAAGTTACAtcactaattttaattacaaagggTTTTTTAAGGTGCGATGACTGGCTTTAAACCTTTTACCTAATTATAtctgttttcataaaattgagcataataaaatgaaattatttataataaaattttacaactatCATATATTTGATCTTTTTGAttacttcaaaatattattaagttttcaacatttttattcaccaagaaacaatgaaaaatgaaatgatatttaaaagatttctttttaaaatggtTTAATCAAACCTTTCATTTAAgatgaaaagtatttataaattgtatatttttattgtatagaatTTCCTGGCAACAAGATGTTGATCTGTAATAATACATcactaattttgttttttggtcttttttttctttagatGTTTTGAGGTTTACATTAGATCACAATTATGaatcatttatgttttttatgtaatttccAAAACTTTTCGCTCGATTATTAAATCTCCGTCAACTATGGACTCTTCAAGAAGAAATAATTCTGAGGAGCAAAGGTGTATACTGGGTTTGCAGGATTTGAAATTATCTAACAAAGACGAAAATGATACTGAGCAAGCGCAAAGTACTTCAACATCTTACATTACTGGTCAATCAAAGTCTCGACCCGTGGGTGCGATAGAGAGCTTTACTTTAGATAATTCGGCAAATCGTCAGGATTATAGTTTCTACGAACGGTCCAATGTTATCGCAGCTTCAAAATTTGCAACCCCTAAGCGGGTAGAAACTATCGCGTCGATCAATAAACGGGATATAAACACTGCTGCGCTTCCAGCTAGTCCTACAAGATCTATAGATTCCGTATCTCAGAGGTCATTGAGCTACCAAAGTGAAGATTTATACGAGATCCCAGGCAATACGAGCGCTCAGTACCCTCAACCAgtgtatgaaaatatagattattatacGGAACAACAGTTGTCCCAGCCGCCCTATTTTCACCAACTGTATCAGAGCCAGCCTCTTGCAGCCGAAGGGTATTACGACACACGGTACAGTAAAGCGCAGCCTCAAGTGCCAGTAAATAGTAAACCAAAGCCATTGGTATATGAAAATATGCTTTGTCctgataaagataaaaaactcGATTATAAAATGCAAGGTAATGTAGAACAACCCTACATACAACAAGGCTCTGTTCCTGGCCCCCAGGTCCCAAATACTAGCATGAATAGGATGACATCCCAAAGGATTCTTAGGGATAAGCCTAAAGTTGAAAAGGCTCCACCCCCACCACCATATAACAGTTCAAATGATAACTCCAGCAGCAGTGACTACACAATTATGAAGTCTGCACCTCCTAAGTATATGGATGTCAGTGCTCTGATAAAAAACAGTAACTCTGTAAGTTTTGACAATAAAGCTGTGACAATTCCTTCCACTGCTATTTATGCTTCAATCGCTCCAAGTGCTCAAAGACCCAAGGCAAATATTGCTACAGAAGTGCAAGTGGCAGCGGCCGCAACTGCcccaaaatattttcactcaAAGCCACCTATTGGTAATGGTCTAGGAAAAGTTAAAGTGACAGCCATCAATGGAAGCTATGGTACAACTCCAAAACTACTGCCTAACAGGATGCAGATTGTGGAAGACACTAATGGTTCTGATTATGTTTGTATGACTGGAGGTTCGCCAGCTACAACTACTGCCTCTGCTAATAAGGACAATGTCTCCTTAGCATCAGAATCAATTTCATCTAGAAACTTAGTATCAGGGTTAACATCCTTGTGTTCACCAGCTCCATCCCCCGCACCAAGTCCTACCCCTAGTTCAGTATCTCAAGTTTCTGGTGGATCTCGAGGCTCTGGTGGCAGAGGGAAAAGCTTACTACCTTATAGTATTACCCCACCTCGTCCGCCAGGACCCAGTGAAGCTCAACGTAAAATTGAAGAGCTGACACGGCAACTTGAAGAAGAAATGGAAAGGCAAGATGAGGAAGGGGAATATTTCGGTAAATactttatcaattataaaacattcaaccaatgtatttaagttattattgcATTTGCACCAACTATGCctgtagtaatattaatatctgtatAAGGTATCTGCCACACTTGTGGGGCTGGTGTGACGGGCGCCGGCCAGGCTTGCCAGGCTATGGGCAATCTATACCACACCAACTGTTTCATATGCTGTTCTTGTGGAAGAGCCTTACGTGGCAAGGCCTTTTACAATGTACACGGCAAAGTGTACTGCGAAGAGGATTATCTGGTTAGCGATacaaatgtatacatattactattattttttgtttaaataagcttcccattaaatatattttatttctgtaatattttgatattcttAATGCTTGTTAATCTTCTGCCTTGATTGTTTTGTttggttataaaaacattggTTGCCGTCTATTATAATtcccaataaaatattacttccaGTACTCAGGATTCCAGCAAACGGCTGAGAAATGTGCAATATGTGGACATTTAATAATGGAAATGGTAATAATGttcatatgtattaaaaacaagttcttgtttataataaagaattttaatacaatacagTCAATATTATTACAGATCCTTCAAGCGATGGGCAAGTCCTACCACCCTGGATGTTTCCGTTGTTGTATCTGTAACGAGTGTTTGGATGGAGTACCTTTCACCGTTGACGTTGACAACAAGATTTACTGTGTGAACGATTACCATCGAATGTTTGCACCTAAATGTGCCAGCTGTGGAAAAGGTGAGGAATGTTTGACTCTTAAAGAATCTGTCAATATTTGTTAGAAAATAATctgtttataacaaatattccaCTGGGATAACAAATCATACTCtttcaataaatgtaaattgcaACTTATACCGAATGGTAAGTAATTTTCTTCCATAGCAAAATAAGCAATTTAGTAGTGAACATCACAGCTTCAATTTccgagatatatatttaatattgttggaattttttttattataaaaactactataaaatgcaaaaagtatgacatatatatattttgtacaaacagaatattatgaatattttttttttgtttactgttttttatttccaaagcataacaataacattatatagtcTTACAACCAAACGAAAagcttctttaaatatataacacagacaatttaatatatttacagattGTAAAAAGAGGAATCGTTTAAGACCTTTTGttgattgataaaaaatattaataacattgtgATTATATTATAGGGATAACTCCAGTGGAAGGCACTGACGAAACAGTACGAGTGGTGTCTATGGACCGTGACTTCCATGTTGATTGCTACATGTGTTGTGTTTGTGGGATGCAGCTCACAGACGAGCCGGACAAGAGATGCTATCCACTAGCTggtaaactattattaaatatacaaaatataaccttCTTTTCTGTAAATATTGGTAGGCATACACTCGGTGATATTACAAGTCGATCGGTGTttcaattacaataataaataatgacaagataaaaatattgacaaaaatagtttgtttatgataaaatattttaaagttatatttgttaatattcaaagaaaatatttgtacttgggagaaaaatttgcaaaataactgttttttttttattgtctctATGATAATTCACTGTCAGTGTCCCAGATAGCAGTTTAGACTTATAAGAAAGTGAGATCCGCTTTAATACAGCCAAAATAACTTATGTTAATACATTTCAACAGGTCAATTGATGTGTCGAGCCTGTCACCTGTCCACCATAGGAGCGTCAACAGGCCCGGGCATGCCGCCAGCACCACATCTCTCACCAGCCTCATACCAATACATGGGATAAACATAACATGGAATCAGCCAATATTAGATTGCATTTCATATTACAACTGATGTAATCAATAgttcaaataactttttagaCTATAGCAAGTAGTCGAGGGACATTGTGATAGTAAAAATGTGTCAGTAAGTGAATTATTGTGCATATAAAGATttgtattcattaattttatgtgttaGGAAAATCATGTGCTCATTTTGCTCATCAGTGATTTTAACAGCTATGTAGGTTATAGATAGTAGGATTTcctaatgaataaattttttaaatttgttgaatttttgggattgttacaataaaatatattaagtatgaaGTGATAGTtacatgttaaaattttaagcctTTCGCCTACAAACCTTGTGatatatttggttttatattgttgtaaATCAGTAcgggaatttaaaaaaataaacattaacgGTATAAAACGGGCTCAAATtgggataattttaataaaaggtaCAGTATTATACGGACATGAACAAAATACTAATAAGCATTACTACTGTCACATAGTAAATAACTTCCTtgcatttattacttttatgttattcATACAGCGGCAGCACATCTGGGTTGATAActgtattatttaagtaagctttatttgtagttaagaattaagagttttaattataaacattccGGTGTTGTGCTGTCCTATGTGTAGGGTGTACTTAACATACTGTTAGATGATATCTGTACATTTTGACTGTGGAAatgtttattcataataattaatgataagaAAACACTTGTTAAAAGTGaccttgtatttatatattttttaacaataaataatgacaaaaattgtataaatatattttacttcatcggctaataatttactaattgAACCGTCAAGATAACGGCACATAAAGGACAAGAAGTTTCAGCGACTTTGAATGGGAAATCTTAATAAAgccttaaaaaaatctcttctACATTTTCTTCactttgtttttcatattacGCATTTCTGTTTTATACCTTCTCATTTCATCTAATACTTGGGtctttttctcttttaacTGAGTTTGATAGTGCTGTTTGCTCTCATTAAATCGGTCCTGTATATTATCTTTTCTCTCTTGAATCATTTCCTTTAGTCTTTCCCTTGAAGGGACAGGCTTTATCCAACCTATCGCTGTTAACCTCCTGATGGCGTATGTGGTTccaccttaaaaatattatatagatcaCTCAGTGagttataatgattattaattgaaataacaatcTCACTTACCAACAGTCACTGCATAGCGTAAAGGAGTTACTAGTTTATATAACGCTAAGGCCAGTGCAAAGTAACCAGCGGATGATTCTTTTAAAGGTGTTAATAGTTTGTCACTGATGCCGATAGACTCCAGCAACCCAATCACATCCACACCACtaaaaggaaattttaaatagtaacttatgatttaatttcttCATAGTAATTAATCACTTAATTTCTATTTGGAACACACTTTCTTTTTAAAGTCAACGGTAGGTTttgtactttttaatttaaaaaaataaataacaaatgcatagtaaacaataacatagataaaaaattgcaacaattatttaatagattacATCATCTTATAGAGTGATCTATgtatacttattaattttatggacATATTTTGATGCTCTAATCAACTTCTCACCTTCTTACAGAGTAGTAGAAACCTCCAAACCATAAAGCTGATGTAGTCATGTGCACGGGTAACACTACATACCAGTAGTCtttatacatttgtttaaatCGCTGTATAATACCTGGTTTCTTTTCGGGTTCCTTAGGTGGCTTGTTAGAGTCTGTACTGTATTGCGTGGCACATAATCTATATGGTTTCAATATAGGTTGGCATTCCGTTCTTATCAATATAGGtttcactaaaatataattataatttcgtaAACCACTGCATGATCTCCTTATTGGAAAGCCTCGATTTATATTCCATTTTACCGGCTtggttatattttcaataagattgtttttcatcaaaattctTAGACTGAGAGCCATTTtagattcaaatattttattcgataACTATAAAACGTTTGAAAACATATTggttaaactaaaattattgtttcacAACTATAAAATCTGATTGAGTGACTTTTGTGTAAATGACAATTATGTTGTCAGATGTCAATTATCATTTGAATTTGATAGTTGTTACTGAAAGTTACAGTCCGTGCAGAAAGAGACCCACTCGTCTTAGGATTTTAGATCATTGCAGTGCTTCGTCATTCTAGCTCGATAGTAAAAATTgtgataataaagaaaataatattaaatcttcgTGTAgcaaataagatttatattgtCAAAAACTATGTTGCTCCATGGAAACggtaatcttaaaatttagaatgaggaatagatttttataaaaatataaagtacggaaacaaaatttttctcaTTGAGAAATGgaaatacaagaaaaatatttaaaataaaaatcattttttaatttaattcagcgtctgttttttattatttaatgtcagATACGATCAGTACTGAAACTGCAATACAGAATACAGCgtatcaaatattcttaatcctaattaaaagattaaatacATTGATCTACTCTAAagattatcatttaaaaatcatattattagttCACATTAACGTTACTCAGGTTGTCATTAACATTTACTCTACACACCTACGAAGggtaaaaattttgtgaaagtATTACACATTGGTGTATAAACTTACTAATTTCCTTTGTTTCTTTTCGATACTCTATTGTTAGAGAATTGAATTGATTTGACAAAGTGTCTTAACACATCAttaaatttgatgtttttcaaaaattttctttttcagctttgtcgaacttttttttaatgtgtaataaaaagtgGTACTCTAACCTTTCCACTTGGATCACAAAATGTACCGAGTTGAGTAGGAATAgactactaaaaaaaatataattacttttgtactaaatattaaaccaacgacttttaaatatttactgacCGCGCTTTAGTTCATTATTACCAGAGCGCTTATTTCCAGAAACATTGTGCGGGCAAGAatgtgttatatacatatatcaaagaattaaaatgttgttaagagagtattataaaagttttttttgggAATTTTTTCTAACAGAACAAACTTGAGTTCACAGcttaatcaatataatttattttctattaataggcataaaattaataaatatgtgaattacgaaatagaaattatgaatataaatagcaCAAGATATGCAGAGATTGTGCCAAATCGGTTAAATAACTAGCGTACACATGTAGCGATCGCAGCagcaaaataaatgaaaatttcaattttataataaaagtctgTAAGGTCCCGCCTCGAGGCAACGAGATCTTTTTGATGTAGTGGATTCTAGTGCTTATCTTGTTTTTTGCTATATCAGTAGAAATTCATACTTCTAAATTAACCCGAAATCAAGGATTCAAAAGCTaaacaaagaatttatataaatctcggAAAAACATCAAAGTATTACAAAAAGGAGGACTGCAGgagacgaaataaaaaaaatgagtgGGAGATATGTGTTAGGAAGATAGAAAAAGAGAGTTTAGTACGTTTCGTATATTGCTATATTGGTAAGAGAGAGTTGCcaggatattattattttcacacAGAGCAAGTTACAgctaagatttttaaaaatatataaacgaaatataaatacttatttataattgccTATAGATAGTATACATATTATTCatgtatattgttatttgttaaatttttattaattgtttaatttgtatGGGATACTGGTTAATTTCACttacataagtatatatgtataaataaaaatatggggctgctagtttaaaaaaacgagaaaatgttttattctcCGTATCCCAATAATTTCTGATTAAATATTCCAGTTTAAAAGGATACAGTTTGGCTTTAGAGCAGCAGTTTCCATgacttttaattaatcttaGGGTAAGACCATGAAAGTGGtatacttacaaaaaaaaaaatcccatgGACAACTTAGGTTTAGGGACGCATGGGAATGCAATCTCCGAAATCTGTTTGTATTTGGCAAAGGAGGCTAAAcgaaaaatgtattgtatagATATGATgatgtatagaaataaaaaacttacagATATCCAAGCCTGTAAACAACCCTAATCCTGCCTGTCTGTCACGCTTTCACCTCTGAACTGATCTAGATGTTTCAATTCTTTTCAATCTTGTTGTTCGAATTGAAAATTAGACGTTTTCTTAATGTGCATTAGAATTTTATCCAAGTAATTGGACTCTAGGGAAGAACATGGaatactcatttaaatgaaaataatatatttcggatacactacgcgaattttattattttaaaactacattatcccgacgtttcggttacttttcagcaaccgtgatcacgggcagacgaaatgtgaatgtctgtcagttggtcctgttatttatcatctaccgccatcgatttcttaattttctggcttACCGTTCTGGATgtcggcagaatgcgcttacgcgaggtcctgcggtgtggtcacggacgtggcattttatatttttaaggagagGGCcccaggtgttggatagataccagccatcttctctattgaaattcggatgttttttaatttcaatagcctcgcggattaacctcggtatgtacctgtcttcacgaccgaggatttgtggtttatcaaaccgaatgtagtggcctggtttctccattgtgtgttcataCACgtctgacttcgacgcgcgcctatttttgatgtctgagatgtgtccCTTCACCTTTGTACCGATGCTACTCTTTGTTTGTCCAATGCACGATAAGCCACaatcacaatcgagtttgtatacgcCCGCTTGTTGCTTGTTGCCGCTTGTTGCGATATGGAATATTGTTTATCTCGATAATTCCATGTGAGTGAAACCGCGTTTCACACCTAGTTCTTATGtacttacttaaaaattaaacaaaaaaatgcaaaaacttaagaaataaaacattgcgAACCTTAAAACACCACACCTGTGATATCAGGATGCAATATTCCTGGGACGTGTAATGCAAGTGTAGGGTTGTCATTTTAAGTGACGCTTTTTATAGACACAATTTATGTATCAGGTGAGGAATATTACAGTGATGTAGATGTAttacagaatttaaataaataagttataatcaaaaataacacCTGACTATAGACATTTATGAAGTACCTgcataataatttcttatgtaatttaaataaaattttgcaagggtttttttgttcatttattataaactagtCAATCttccttaatatatttcactgtccatgaataaaataaaaaaaaaatacgattgtttatgaattaattactttCTGTAGACTTTTAAAGTGAAACAACATATATTGTGGTTAAAAATAGGTTGATGaagatttatacaaaaatttctttaagttattaaaattttgtttgaaaaaaaaaaaatctttacaaacaaaatgaatggtagcaaaatatttaaaaatacatatgtagcTTAAAGTAActcttaaaaacaaatgtatttagtaTTTCTTAACAGTTAacgaatgttttaattaattttattcttatttagtGTACGTCTTAAATTAcatctttttaaatacataattctgTTTCGTATAAAAAGACGTAAAAAACGtgagtaaaaaattttattatattaaaaatatcagcaGTCACTTGTTTTGCTGATAGATAGATGATAAAACGTCATAAAcacgaaacatattttaatattcaaatttgttacactttttgtttttgtacttattattattttttgtatttattatatatcatctACATAATTATCACAGAGTTTtagtaactttaatataactatttaattctAATGAGTGGCAAACGGTGTTCTATTGGCAGTAACAGTACAACTTCAGTGAGGTGTCCTGAATACAGTGACTCTGATTGCCGTATAGATTAAATCGACTTATAGATCCAGCAACTAACCATTCGTTATCAACAACACGAAGAGTTCCTTCGAACAAACCGTTGCCTGGTATAGTTTTCACCATAACCATGAACTCTCGCCAGGTAACTGAATCGTACCCGAAGGAATTCGGTTCCATTTCAATAACTTCAATTAGTTCAGCTAGTTTCAGCTTAGCGCACTGTTCATGGTCGCTAACGAGATCATTGAGCTGTTGTACTAATTGTTTAGCTACTTCTTTACCTAGTTTACTCTTAGTTGATATTTTATGACTCTTCTGACAGCTACACCAGTGATCACTGATGTGAGCGGACGAACAAGTGCGGCTCAAAGGTATAGGTATAAATAAACTGTTACCTTTAACATGGTCTTCATTCGTATTTGAgcgtaaaacaattttatcgcTTTCGATATTATCTAAATTAACAAGATCGGATAACATGGCGTGAATATCGTAAGGAGTACTAAGGCGTTTACTGTTTAATTGAAGGTTTCTGTAAGCTTCTTTATATTTCTCCTTAAAGTCCGGTGGCAACAATATGTATGCGAAAGGTAAGCGTTCTTCTAACCGTCCCTGATTCGTTGACCTTATTTGACCGTAACGAATTCCATGGTCGCTAATGAAAATAAGTATTGTCTCATTCCAATAATTTACAGAATCTAATCGTGTTAGAAATTTTACGTAATCTTCATCCATTATCAttggataatttaaataatcatgagTCATAGTCACTTCCCAAAAGAAAGCAAATAGTTTAGATGTCCTCAGCGCCGTCGCTAGATTTTCTATGTAATCTAATAAGACCTTATAGAAATACTTATCattcatacataaaaatgaattaaaatctttattaactCCTACGTTTTCTTCAGCCTCATTTATAAAGGTATGTATGTAGTAGTCCGTGGGAGATCCAATAAACCCAAATTTTCCATAATTGAAGGTTCCTAGACTGGCACTGTCCTCTCCTAGCGCTGTATAGTAACCAGCTTCTTTGAACCATTCCCAAATGAAGGGGCAGTTATCAAATGTTGATTTTTTACGAGGAGTACATGTGGACTTTAGATCTTGTTCTGATAACCCCATCAGCATCGGTATCAAATTAGGAAAAGAATTGTCACCGACTTTATTGTATCCTAATAACTCCACACCAccttttttttctaagaatGCAAAAGTATTTGGCATTGTTCTATGAAAATTAAGTCTGGATACACCATCTATTCCCATTATAAGAACATTATATGCGGTTTTGTTTTTGGGAATCTCTGGTACTTCAGATGATAGTTCTTTTTTGGGAGCAAAAATGAAAAACTGGTCGTAAATTTCCACTGATCCAG is part of the Danaus plexippus chromosome 2, MEX_DaPlex, whole genome shotgun sequence genome and harbors:
- the LOC116779534 gene encoding uncharacterized protein C18orf19 homolog A — encoded protein: MALSLRILMKNNLIENITKPVKWNINRGFPIRRSCSGLRNYNYILVKPILIRTECQPILKPYRLCATQYSTDSNKPPKEPEKKPGIIQRFKQMYKDYWYVVLPVHMTTSALWFGGFYYSVRSGVDVIGLLESIGISDKLLTPLKESSAGYFALALALYKLVTPLRYAVTVGGTTYAIRRLTAIGWIKPVPSRERLKEMIQERKDNIQDRFNESKQHYQTQLKEKKTQVLDEMRRYKTEMRNMKNKVKKM
- the LOC116779533 gene encoding LIM domain-containing protein jub isoform X1: MDSSRRNNSEEQRCILGLQDLKLSNKDENDTEQAQSTSTSYITGQSKSRPVGAIESFTLDNSANRQDYSFYERSNVIAASKFATPKRVETIASINKRDINTAALPASPTRSIDSVSQRSLSYQSEDLYEIPGNTSAQYPQPVYENIDYYTEQQLSQPPYFHQLYQSQPLAAEGYYDTRYSKAQPQVPVNSKPKPLVYENMLCPDKDKKLDYKMQGNVEQPYIQQGSVPGPQVPNTSMNRMTSQRILRDKPKVEKAPPPPPYNSSNDNSSSSDYTIMKSAPPKYMDVSALIKNSNSVSFDNKAVTIPSTAIYASIAPSAQRPKANIATEVQVAAAATAPKYFHSKPPIGNGLGKVKVTAINGSYGTTPKLLPNRMQIVEDTNGSDYVCMTGGSPATTTASANKDNVSLASESISSRNLVSGLTSLCSPAPSPAPSPTPSSVSQVSGGSRGSGGRGKSLLPYSITPPRPPGPSEAQRKIEELTRQLEEEMERQDEEGEYFGICHTCGAGVTGAGQACQAMGNLYHTNCFICCSCGRALRGKAFYNVHGKVYCEEDYLVSDTNYSGFQQTAEKCAICGHLIMEMILQAMGKSYHPGCFRCCICNECLDGVPFTVDVDNKIYCVNDYHRMFAPKCASCGKGITPVEGTDETVRVVSMDRDFHVDCYMCCVCGMQLTDEPDKRCYPLAGQLMCRACHLSTIGASTGPGMPPAPHLSPASYQYMG
- the LOC116779533 gene encoding LIM domain-containing protein jub isoform X2, whose translation is MDSSRRNNSEEQRCILGLQDLKLSNKDENDTEQAQSTSTSYITGQSKSRPVGAIESFTLDNSANRQDYSFYERSNVIAASKFATPKRVETIASINKRDINTAALPASPTRSIDSVSQRSLSYQSEDLYEIPGNTSAQYPQPVYENIDYYTEQQLSQPPYFHQLYQSQPLAAEGYYDTRYSKAQPQVPVNSKPKPLVYENMLCPDKDKKLDYKMQGNVEQPYIQQGSVPGPQVPNTSMNRMTSQRILRDKPKVEKAPPPPPYNSSNDNSSSSDYTIMKSAPPKYMDVSALIKNSNSVSFDNKAVTIPSTAIYASIAPSAQRPKANIATEVQVAAAATAPKYFHSKPPIGNGLGKVKVTAINGSYGTTPKLLPNRMQIVEDTNGSDYVCMTGGSPATTTASANKDNVSLASESISSRNLVSGLTSLCSPAPSPAPSPTPSSVSQVSGGSRGSGGRGKSLLPYSITPPRPPGPSEAQRKIEELTRQLEEEMERQDEEGEYFGICHTCGAGVTGAGQACQAMGNLYHTNCFICCSCGRALRGKAFYNVHGKVYCEEDYLYSGFQQTAEKCAICGHLIMEMILQAMGKSYHPGCFRCCICNECLDGVPFTVDVDNKIYCVNDYHRMFAPKCASCGKGITPVEGTDETVRVVSMDRDFHVDCYMCCVCGMQLTDEPDKRCYPLAGQLMCRACHLSTIGASTGPGMPPAPHLSPASYQYMG